A genomic region of Chryseobacterium sp. KACC 21268 contains the following coding sequences:
- a CDS encoding TetR/AcrR family transcriptional regulator, producing the protein MSKQEKKDQTQELIKETTKNLFFVKGKFDATTQEIADEAGVNRTLINYYFRSRDNLVQIVFDEAHKVEKEKSEIIMRSDLSFKEKISQFIDGSLSTSLQYPYLETYIVSQINKGSCHKRDVEKEDLELFYRDIKKEMELGTIEKMEPVQFIFNMISLLVFPSAIRPLFMENMMISDKEFDRLIADRKEIILNMLFKN; encoded by the coding sequence ATGTCAAAACAAGAAAAAAAGGACCAAACACAGGAATTGATCAAAGAAACGACCAAGAATTTATTCTTCGTCAAAGGGAAGTTTGATGCCACCACGCAAGAGATTGCGGATGAGGCGGGCGTCAACAGAACGCTTATCAATTATTACTTCAGATCTAGAGATAATCTCGTTCAGATCGTTTTTGATGAAGCGCATAAAGTGGAAAAAGAAAAGTCTGAGATCATTATGCGATCTGATCTCTCTTTCAAGGAGAAGATCAGTCAGTTCATAGATGGAAGCCTCTCAACAAGTTTGCAATATCCATATCTCGAAACCTACATTGTTTCTCAGATCAACAAAGGGAGTTGCCATAAACGAGATGTGGAAAAAGAAGATCTCGAATTGTTTTACAGAGATATCAAAAAAGAAATGGAATTGGGAACGATTGAAAAAATGGAACCCGTTCAGTTTATCTTCAACATGATCTCTCTCTTGGTTTTTCCAAGTGCAATAAGACCTTTGTTTATGGAAAATATGATGATCAGTGATAAGGAATTTGATAGATTGATTGCCGACCGGAAAGAAATCATTCTAAATATGCTTTTTAAGAATTAG
- a CDS encoding methyltransferase domain-containing protein, giving the protein MELIHRNLLIGIHDCLQETFFEDRKYADKVIERLLKAHRKWGSEDRRVVSEIFYNIIRWKKRLEYYMGESVKPTNVYKMIIAYLLWSKTHYKKFEEFDGIKVADILTKLKKGTVPTKAIEHSIPDWLAETLEKELGKNWEKEMVALNEQAPTVLRANTLKTTPRELIADLNDENVEAFTIKNYPDAIQLAEKKNVFLTSAFKDGFFEVQDASSQKIGELLDVQEGMRVVDACAGAGGKTLHLAALMKNKGQIIALDIYEWKLAELKRRAKRAGAHNIEARMISDNKVIKRLHNTADRLLIDSPCSGLGVLKRNPDSKWKIDQAFIDRIKGEQQQILQDYSKILKKGGQMIYATCSILPSENNEQVKTFLENNPDYTLIKDQKIMPSEGYDGFYMALIKRNA; this is encoded by the coding sequence ATGGAACTTATACACCGCAACCTTCTGATCGGGATTCACGATTGCCTGCAAGAAACCTTTTTCGAAGACAGAAAATACGCTGACAAGGTCATAGAAAGACTCTTAAAAGCCCACAGAAAATGGGGAAGCGAAGACCGACGCGTAGTTTCCGAGATTTTCTACAACATCATCCGTTGGAAAAAACGTCTGGAATACTACATGGGCGAAAGTGTAAAACCGACCAATGTTTATAAAATGATCATTGCTTATTTGCTTTGGAGCAAAACGCATTACAAAAAATTTGAGGAATTCGACGGGATCAAAGTTGCCGATATCCTTACAAAACTGAAAAAAGGAACTGTTCCTACGAAGGCTATCGAACATTCGATTCCAGATTGGTTGGCTGAGACTTTGGAAAAAGAATTAGGTAAAAACTGGGAAAAAGAAATGGTCGCGCTCAATGAGCAAGCACCAACGGTTCTACGTGCAAACACCTTGAAAACTACTCCAAGAGAATTGATCGCAGACCTGAATGACGAAAATGTGGAAGCTTTCACAATCAAGAATTATCCAGACGCGATCCAATTGGCAGAAAAGAAAAATGTCTTCTTGACCAGTGCTTTCAAAGATGGATTCTTCGAAGTTCAGGATGCAAGTTCCCAAAAAATCGGAGAATTACTGGATGTACAGGAAGGAATGCGCGTGGTGGACGCTTGTGCTGGTGCAGGTGGAAAAACGTTGCACTTGGCCGCTTTGATGAAAAACAAAGGCCAGATCATCGCACTAGACATCTACGAATGGAAATTGGCAGAACTGAAAAGACGCGCCAAGAGAGCCGGTGCTCACAACATAGAAGCAAGAATGATCTCTGACAACAAAGTCATCAAAAGACTTCACAACACAGCAGATAGATTGCTGATCGACTCACCTTGTTCCGGACTTGGTGTTTTGAAAAGAAATCCAGATTCCAAATGGAAAATCGACCAAGCTTTCATCGACAGAATCAAAGGAGAACAACAACAAATCCTTCAGGATTATTCTAAAATCCTTAAAAAAGGTGGACAGATGATCTATGCGACTTGTTCTATTCTACCTTCAGAAAATAACGAACAAGTGAAGACATTCTTGGAAAATAATCCAGATTACACCTTGATCAAAGACCAAAAGATCATGCCGAGCGAAGGCTACGACGGATTCTATATGGCGCTCATCAAGCGTAATGCATAA
- a CDS encoding 2Fe-2S iron-sulfur cluster-binding protein, with product MSDVNITIIDRNGVSHTIPAPTDMAMSLMEIVRAYELAEEGTIGICGGMAMCASCQCYILSENVPLPEMLPDEEAMLDEAYNVKPNSRLGCQIPVTAELEGLIVELAPEA from the coding sequence ATGTCAGACGTTAATATTACAATCATAGACAGAAACGGCGTTTCTCACACAATTCCCGCTCCAACCGATATGGCGATGAGCCTAATGGAAATCGTTCGTGCCTACGAATTGGCGGAAGAAGGAACCATCGGAATCTGCGGCGGAATGGCGATGTGCGCCTCTTGCCAATGCTATATCTTGAGCGAAAATGTGCCACTTCCGGAAATGTTGCCGGATGAAGAAGCAATGTTGGATGAAGCCTACAACGTGAAACCAAACAGCCGCTTGGGCTGCCAAATTCCTGTAACGGCAGAATTGGAAGGACTGATTGTAGAACTTGCACCAGAAGCGTAA
- a CDS encoding M20/M25/M40 family metallo-hydrolase: MKIKLFSILSIALFGQLSAQSDKFYATTDAKNAIELKSKMPNEVEIIGSNDRESVVFLSPKAAEFLHHNVITHGPGYIYKSSEQEALLAISKSKKSNKVLAFTIDQDATVNSAIGKVNADNIKSHIQVLEAYGTRRHNTNQALTSVQDLKAKWEGLIATTGRTDLSVRIVNHVGTPMPSLVFTINGNSAPNEYIIVGGHMDSISSSAAAPGADDDASGIATVTEMIRVLLNINYKPAKTVEFMAYAAEEIGLVGSSEIAEDYAANGKNVISYVQFDMTNYKGSNRDVYISTDAYNSNDLNLFLIELMEHYNKTGSHVFTYGNTICNYGCSDHFSWAQNGYDAAFPFEASFSQSNPYIHSANDTLSRSNNSATHAAKFAKLGLEFIIETAKGSVLATSETLNQSVEIYVKNKSLNYKLGKESIETLTIIDTSGRQLVESKNLLSIGKIDLNKINTGFYLAVFKTKSGKVITKKFILD; the protein is encoded by the coding sequence ATGAAGATAAAATTATTTTCTATACTTTCAATCGCTTTGTTTGGTCAGCTCTCAGCGCAATCCGATAAATTCTACGCAACTACAGATGCCAAGAATGCTATCGAATTAAAATCAAAAATGCCAAACGAGGTCGAGATCATCGGTTCCAATGATAGGGAATCTGTCGTTTTTCTATCTCCAAAAGCAGCAGAATTCCTCCATCATAATGTCATCACACACGGCCCAGGCTATATTTATAAATCTTCCGAGCAAGAAGCGCTATTGGCTATCAGTAAATCAAAGAAGTCCAATAAAGTTTTAGCCTTCACCATTGATCAAGATGCAACGGTAAATTCTGCCATTGGAAAAGTAAATGCGGATAATATCAAAAGCCACATCCAAGTTCTGGAAGCCTATGGAACCAGACGTCACAATACAAATCAAGCGCTGACCTCTGTCCAGGATCTGAAGGCGAAGTGGGAAGGCCTGATCGCGACAACTGGCAGAACCGATCTGTCTGTGAGAATTGTAAATCACGTCGGAACGCCGATGCCTTCTCTTGTTTTTACGATCAATGGAAATTCGGCGCCAAATGAGTACATCATTGTTGGCGGTCATATGGATTCGATTTCCAGCAGTGCGGCGGCGCCAGGCGCGGATGATGATGCTTCCGGGATTGCAACTGTTACAGAAATGATCCGTGTCCTTCTGAATATCAATTACAAACCTGCCAAAACCGTAGAATTTATGGCTTATGCTGCAGAAGAAATCGGTTTGGTTGGATCCTCTGAGATTGCGGAAGATTATGCAGCGAATGGCAAAAACGTCATTTCCTATGTACAGTTCGATATGACCAATTACAAAGGCTCCAACCGCGATGTTTACATCTCCACGGATGCTTACAACAGCAACGATCTCAATTTGTTTTTGATAGAGTTGATGGAGCATTACAACAAAACTGGAAGTCACGTTTTCACTTACGGAAACACTATCTGTAATTATGGATGTTCCGACCATTTCAGTTGGGCGCAAAACGGCTATGATGCTGCTTTTCCGTTTGAGGCTTCTTTTTCACAATCCAATCCTTATATTCACTCGGCCAATGATACGTTGTCCAGAAGTAATAATTCAGCGACACACGCAGCGAAATTTGCAAAACTTGGTTTGGAATTTATCATCGAGACAGCGAAAGGTTCCGTTTTGGCAACTTCAGAAACGTTAAATCAATCGGTTGAGATTTATGTGAAAAACAAATCCCTTAATTATAAACTCGGAAAAGAATCCATTGAAACTCTAACGATCATCGACACCAGCGGAAGACAATTGGTAGAATCAAAAAATCTTCTATCAATAGGAAAAATCGATTTGAATAAAATCAATACTGGTTTTTATCTTGCTGTTTTCAAAACAAAGTCTGGAAAAGTAATCACGAAGAAATTTATTTTAGATTAA
- a CDS encoding NAD(P)/FAD-dependent oxidoreductase, producing MFETDIIIIGAGPTGLFTVFEAGLLKLRCHLIDALPQPGGQLTELYPKKPIFDIPGFPSVDAGVLVDNLMEQIKQFEPQFSLAQKAVSYEKTEDGQFIVTTSRDVKVKGKAIAIAGGLGSFDPRKPELENIAKFEEKGVEYFVRDPEMFRDKKIVIAGGGDSALDWSVFLADVASDVTLIHRRNEFRGALDSVEKVSELKHQGKINLITPAEVTGLIGEDKITAIEIEKDGEKSIIETDYLIPLFGLTPKLGPLSDWGLEIEKNAIKVNNALDYQTNIEGIYAIGDINTYPGKLKLILCGFHEATLMVQSVYNRMNPGKKFVLKYTTVSGVDGFDGTRKEAEKAVVKSID from the coding sequence ATGTTTGAGACAGATATCATTATAATAGGTGCTGGTCCGACTGGACTTTTCACTGTTTTCGAAGCGGGATTGTTGAAACTAAGATGTCATTTGATTGACGCGTTGCCACAACCTGGCGGACAATTGACCGAACTTTATCCTAAAAAACCGATTTTCGACATACCTGGATTTCCAAGTGTGGATGCTGGTGTTTTGGTGGATAATTTGATGGAGCAGATCAAGCAGTTCGAACCTCAGTTTTCATTGGCTCAAAAGGCAGTGAGCTATGAGAAGACCGAAGATGGACAATTCATCGTGACCACAAGCCGTGACGTCAAAGTGAAAGGAAAAGCCATCGCAATTGCTGGCGGACTGGGAAGTTTTGACCCAAGAAAACCGGAATTGGAAAACATCGCTAAATTCGAGGAAAAAGGCGTTGAATATTTCGTGAGAGATCCGGAAATGTTCCGTGATAAGAAAATCGTGATCGCTGGCGGTGGAGATTCTGCATTGGACTGGTCGGTTTTCTTGGCCGATGTTGCTTCTGACGTGACGTTGATCCACAGAAGAAACGAATTCCGTGGCGCTTTAGATTCTGTTGAAAAAGTATCAGAATTGAAGCATCAGGGAAAAATTAACCTAATCACTCCTGCAGAAGTGACGGGCTTGATTGGTGAAGATAAGATCACAGCAATCGAAATTGAAAAAGACGGCGAAAAATCCATCATCGAAACAGATTATTTGATTCCACTTTTTGGATTGACGCCTAAGTTGGGACCATTATCAGATTGGGGGTTAGAAATCGAGAAAAATGCAATCAAGGTGAACAACGCTTTGGATTATCAAACCAACATCGAAGGCATCTACGCAATTGGTGACATCAACACTTATCCAGGAAAATTAAAACTGATCCTTTGTGGTTTCCACGAGGCAACTTTGATGGTCCAAAGCGTGTACAACAGAATGAATCCAGGTAAGAAATTTGTCCTAAAATACACCACCGTAAGCGGCGTTGACGGTTTCGACGGAACCAGAAAAGAAGCTGAAAAAGCGGTCGTGAAATCTATTGATTAA